The Natronogracilivirga saccharolytica genomic interval GCTATATTTTACCGCAAGAGCACACCTTGATAATGAAGAACGGGCTGCCAGACAGCATTTTGTGACAGCGTCAGGGCAAACTGTGCATATTTTTGATAATAATCGGATAAATTCACGGAATCAGGTATGAATGTTATTTATGTATGTGGTAAAAGTAATTTTTTTACTAAAGGATATTCTGGTAGTGTTGTTCATGCAATGGGTATTGTTGATGGTCTGCTTAAAAACAACTGTGAAGTTGAGTTAATAACAGGGCCTGGTAGTGATAAATATATGCCTAAAAATAATAAATTAAAATTGATAACAATACCAGCAAAAAAAAATAATTATATTAGTGAGATAGTTTGGAGAAAAAAACTATTATTAAAGATTAAAGAAAGAATTCAAGAATGTGATATTCTTATGTTGAGATATGGATTTTTAAATCCTTTGTTAACTATCAAAACAGCAAGAATATGTAAGGAGAATAGGGTCAAATCCGTATTGGAATTGAATAGTTTTGGTGCAGATCATTATGACATAGAAATATTTAAGCAATGGATTAAAGTAGTTGAAAATATAATAATAAAAAGATATGATTATGTTTATGTCGTAAGCGAAGTGCAAAAAAAGAGAATAAAAGAAGACAATATAAACAATGTGATAACAATACCAAATGCTACACATAATGTAGAGATTGCAAATAAATATGAAAATAAAGCAACAAGATTTGTTTATATGGGTGGCATAAATGGGTATTATGATTATGATGAAATAATAAATGCATTTAATGAAATAAAAAAGAAAAATATAGAACTTGCAATATATGGTGGGGGGAAGTATTATTCTGATATTAAAAAAAAAGTAATAGAAAATACGAATATATATCTAATGGGTAAATATGATAATAAACGTATTACAAAATTAGTTAATCGTTCAAACGATATTTTATTGTTACCAACAAAAAAAGGTTCATTAGCAGAAATTGGATCACCTACTAAATTGTTTGAATACATGATTTTGGGTGTTCCAATACTGGCTAGTAATGTGGGGCAAACTTCTAATATTATCAAGCACAAAGTTAATGGTTATATTTATGAAGCAGGAAATAATAGAGACTTAATTAATAAGATGAATTATTTATTAAATAACAAAACAGAAAGGCAAAGAGTCGGCTTGAATGCACATAATGAAGCACTGGTAAAGCATAACTGGAAAAATAGAATGGGGAATATGCTAAAAGAAATAATGAATATAAAAGACTCAAATATTAAGTATAAATAACATGAATAAAGTAAAAAGTGATATTAAAATATGTGTTGCTTATTCTAGTGGCGGTCATGGTCAGCAAGCCCTTCAACTTACCGAATTGTATAATAAGTATGATTTTTTTTATTTTATTAAAAAAGATGAGATAAATATGACCAAAAAATTGGGAGCAAGGCACTATTATAACTACACACTTGAAACATATATAAATAGATCTAAAATGTCATACTTGGTATGGCCTGTAACATTTATTTTATTTTCGCTTAACTTTATTAAATCTATATATGTCTTTTTAATGGAGAAGCCAGATTTTGTAATAAGTACCGGTTCAAGTTCTGCATTGCCAATATGTATAATATGTAAATTATTTGG includes:
- a CDS encoding glycosyltransferase, which translates into the protein MNVIYVCGKSNFFTKGYSGSVVHAMGIVDGLLKNNCEVELITGPGSDKYMPKNNKLKLITIPAKKNNYISEIVWRKKLLLKIKERIQECDILMLRYGFLNPLLTIKTARICKENRVKSVLELNSFGADHYDIEIFKQWIKVVENIIIKRYDYVYVVSEVQKKRIKEDNINNVITIPNATHNVEIANKYENKATRFVYMGGINGYYDYDEIINAFNEIKKKNIELAIYGGGKYYSDIKKKVIENTNIYLMGKYDNKRITKLVNRSNDILLLPTKKGSLAEIGSPTKLFEYMILGVPILASNVGQTSNIIKHKVNGYIYEAGNNRDLINKMNYLLNNKTERQRVGLNAHNEALVKHNWKNRMGNMLKEIMNIKDSNIKYK
- the pssD gene encoding PssD/Cps14F family polysaccharide biosynthesis glycosyltransferase, coding for MNKVKSDIKICVAYSSGGHGQQALQLTELYNKYDFFYFIKKDEINMTKKLGARHYYNYTLETYINRSKMSYLVWPVTFILFSLNFIKSIYVFLMEKPDFVISTGSSSALPICIICKLFGKKVVWIESFAKVNKPGRASKLAYYISDLFIIQWKELEKFYPKAVYGGSIY